One window from the genome of bacterium encodes:
- a CDS encoding S49 family peptidase translates to MMKKRTAVILIVVAIVATYAVIMWAYYGDPSWSSSSDTASSTEIPADCNVLAFNLNGEIATYLPQDSISETDSVSSADILDGLKLAKENPQIKAVLLSVDSGGGSVVAGEEIANGFKALGKPSAAVIRDLGASAAYWAATGAGRIFASKVSDVGSIGITASYLDNTVANAKDGLTPVAIVSAPYKNEGDPDFPLTAAGKADILASIKKDHEVFVDEVAANRKLDRSKVAALADGRTYVGTDAVDNGLIDGIGSIPEATDYLTQQIGESAQVCWY, encoded by the coding sequence ATGATGAAAAAACGAACAGCAGTAATACTCATCGTCGTCGCTATCGTGGCAACATACGCTGTCATCATGTGGGCGTATTACGGAGACCCTTCATGGTCTAGCAGCAGCGACACCGCAAGCAGCACCGAGATACCGGCAGACTGCAACGTGCTCGCGTTCAACCTCAACGGAGAGATAGCAACATACCTGCCGCAAGATAGTATCAGTGAGACCGATTCCGTCTCATCGGCCGATATTCTCGATGGTCTCAAGCTGGCGAAGGAGAACCCGCAAATAAAGGCGGTGCTGCTTTCGGTTGATTCCGGCGGCGGGAGCGTCGTAGCCGGTGAGGAGATAGCCAACGGCTTCAAGGCGCTCGGCAAGCCCTCTGCGGCGGTTATCCGCGACCTGGGAGCTTCTGCCGCATACTGGGCGGCTACCGGCGCAGGCAGGATATTTGCCTCGAAGGTGTCGGATGTGGGTAGTATCGGCATCACCGCCTCATACCTCGACAATACCGTTGCGAACGCAAAGGACGGTCTCACGCCCGTGGCAATCGTCTCTGCGCCGTATAAGAACGAGGGCGACCCCGACTTTCCGCTCACGGCAGCAGGCAAGGCGGACATACTCGCATCTATCAAGAAAGACCATGAGGTTTTCGTGGACGAAGTTGCAGCAAACCGGAAGCTCGACCGCAGCAAGGTAGCAGCGCTTGCAGATGGCCGAACGTATGTTGGCACCGACGCCGTGGACAACGGACTGATTGACGGCATCGGCAGCATTCCCGAAGCGACCGACTATCTTACTCAACAGATTGGTGAGTCTGCGCAGGTGTGCTGGTACTAA
- a CDS encoding recombinase family protein, translated as MNGSGQSSQETRCKIRLTELGIPYDRSFIDTYTGGGDFMRRPSMRELLAYVRANRDKKFVVVFDDLKRFARDLKFHMALMEAFTECDIIPLCLNFNFEDSPSGRFVERVLAAQAELDREQNAEQVINKMEARLLAGYWPFSKKRGYDMVFILGRGKVAQPNKLGYEVIKPALEGFASGNLPRKIDVANFMVERGMWAGKEPVRCLDHVSGMLEDPFFAGFIEYLPWGVSRRDGQHTGLIKPDTFLRIQARLGKDEAKAKPRKDTSDQFPLRGLITCALCDGHLSAAPSTSRSKKKYEYYFCQNRKCELYFKTLRKKDVEDDFKKVLARNRLKPAVTGVASSVFDKIWAQESRIFEWQDYLQEQRKEELKKKLKELSEMARKANSEAVVRTYEAQIEDSARELEKMEGTTLISKDLGIPYRTALDKSMGMLKSPVSTWDLFDVHGQHRLFFFLFERKLEYAKNEGYRTGNKLSKTRLFEELATTNSDDVDYIRANWNQVLEGLQEWQAILQPQHAAI; from the coding sequence CTGAATGGCAGTGGCCAATCAAGTCAGGAGACGCGATGCAAGATTCGACTTACAGAGCTTGGTATACCCTATGACCGGTCCTTCATAGACACGTACACAGGAGGTGGCGACTTCATGCGCCGTCCAAGCATGCGAGAGTTATTGGCGTATGTTCGTGCAAACCGCGATAAGAAGTTCGTTGTTGTCTTCGACGACCTCAAACGCTTTGCACGCGACCTGAAGTTTCATATGGCGCTGATGGAAGCGTTCACTGAGTGCGACATTATTCCGCTCTGCCTTAACTTCAACTTCGAGGACTCCCCTTCGGGAAGATTCGTTGAGCGTGTACTCGCAGCGCAGGCTGAACTCGACCGTGAGCAGAACGCGGAACAGGTAATCAACAAGATGGAAGCTCGGCTGCTCGCAGGCTACTGGCCATTCAGTAAGAAGCGCGGGTATGACATGGTGTTCATTCTTGGCCGTGGAAAGGTTGCGCAGCCGAATAAGCTTGGCTACGAGGTAATCAAGCCTGCTCTTGAAGGATTCGCGAGCGGCAATTTGCCAAGAAAGATTGATGTCGCCAACTTTATGGTGGAGCGAGGTATGTGGGCTGGTAAGGAGCCTGTTCGATGCTTAGACCATGTTTCAGGAATGCTTGAAGACCCTTTCTTTGCAGGATTCATTGAATACCTCCCCTGGGGCGTGTCTCGAAGAGACGGACAGCACACAGGTCTTATTAAACCTGACACCTTCCTTCGCATTCAGGCACGGCTTGGAAAGGACGAAGCAAAGGCCAAGCCTCGCAAAGACACCTCAGACCAATTCCCACTGCGTGGCCTCATTACCTGCGCCCTATGTGATGGCCATCTTTCAGCAGCTCCATCAACGAGCCGCAGCAAGAAGAAGTACGAATACTACTTCTGCCAGAACAGGAAGTGTGAGCTCTACTTCAAGACCCTTCGGAAGAAGGATGTCGAGGATGATTTCAAGAAGGTGCTCGCACGCAACCGACTCAAGCCTGCCGTTACTGGTGTTGCTTCTAGCGTGTTCGATAAAATATGGGCACAGGAGTCAAGAATATTTGAATGGCAGGATTACCTTCAGGAGCAGCGAAAGGAGGAGTTGAAGAAGAAGCTCAAGGAGCTGTCAGAGATGGCGCGTAAGGCCAATTCTGAGGCTGTAGTGCGCACGTATGAAGCTCAGATAGAAGACAGCGCACGCGAGCTTGAGAAAATGGAGGGCACGACCCTCATCAGCAAGGACTTAGGAATACCTTATAGAACCGCCCTTGATAAGAGTATGGGAATGCTAAAAAGCCCCGTATCTACTTGGGATTTGTTCGATGTGCATGGTCAGCACCGGCTCTTTTTCTTCCTCTTTGAGCGCAAATTGGAGTATGCCAAAAATGAGGGTTATAGAACCGGAAATAAGCTAAGTAAAACCAGGCTGTTTGAGGAGTTAGCTACCACCAACTCCGACGATGTGGACTACATCCGCGCGAACTGGAACCAAGTCCTTGAAGGATTGCAGGAGTGGCAAGCCATTCTCCAGCCCCAGCACGCTGCGATATAG
- the mltG gene encoding endolytic transglycosylase MltG produces MKLIPYAARPKKGRWIPYVSPILVVLAAGAVLAGGIVLSLPSILEVSIRQQEAHSPSIPEQFPVTVNPRSKSIVENAQVNALFENPDSPLRAEAAAGGAADIFEHLFQAVAIAISDTPWYQSIAAADTRFVTITPGLRKEQVAASFGKALGWTAAGRSEFMTARKYSNLPLPEGSFAPGIYLVDAAATPSMAQALVNEKFNKDIVSRYGTTTAEIVPLDQALTIASLIERETGGLDDMRLISGIIWNRLFTGMNLQIDATLQYAKAKTANSWWPTVVPKDKYIKSPYNTYANRGLPPTPIASPSVAAVLAALNPVNTPCLFYFHDKYGDFHCSATYAEHVALLKKYYGQGK; encoded by the coding sequence GTGAAGCTCATCCCCTATGCAGCGCGGCCGAAGAAGGGCCGCTGGATACCGTACGTCTCGCCGATCTTAGTGGTTCTCGCGGCCGGAGCCGTTCTTGCCGGAGGAATCGTGCTGTCCCTGCCTTCCATCCTCGAAGTTTCCATACGGCAGCAAGAGGCGCACTCGCCTTCGATACCCGAGCAGTTTCCCGTTACGGTCAATCCCCGAAGCAAGAGCATCGTCGAAAACGCGCAGGTGAATGCCTTGTTCGAAAACCCCGATTCCCCGCTCCGGGCCGAAGCCGCTGCGGGAGGCGCGGCGGATATCTTCGAACACCTTTTCCAGGCGGTTGCTATCGCGATTTCCGATACCCCTTGGTATCAGAGCATCGCCGCCGCGGATACCCGCTTCGTCACCATTACGCCCGGGCTCCGCAAGGAGCAGGTGGCTGCAAGTTTCGGGAAGGCGCTCGGATGGACCGCAGCCGGGCGGAGCGAATTCATGACCGCGCGAAAATATTCGAATCTCCCGCTCCCCGAAGGATCCTTCGCGCCGGGCATCTATCTCGTCGACGCCGCAGCCACCCCGTCCATGGCCCAGGCGCTCGTCAACGAGAAATTCAACAAGGATATCGTCTCCCGCTACGGCACAACGACCGCCGAGATCGTCCCGCTTGACCAGGCGCTCACAATCGCCTCGCTCATCGAGCGCGAGACCGGCGGGCTCGACGATATGCGCCTTATCTCGGGCATCATCTGGAACCGCCTCTTTACCGGCATGAACCTCCAGATCGACGCCACGCTCCAGTATGCGAAGGCAAAAACCGCGAATAGCTGGTGGCCGACGGTCGTGCCGAAGGATAAATACATAAAATCACCGTACAACACGTATGCGAATCGGGGCCTTCCTCCGACGCCGATCGCGAGCCCTTCGGTCGCGGCGGTGCTTGCGGCGCTCAATCCCGTGAATACGCCGTGCCTCTTTTATTTCCACGACAAGTACGGGGACTTCCACTGCAGCGCCACCTATGCCGAGCACGTGGCGCTTTTGAAGAAGTATTACGGGCAGGGGAAATAA
- a CDS encoding SWIB/MDM2 domain-containing protein — protein MVRKANPALLKPMNLTPELEAVVGKGPMSRGEVVKQIWVYIKDKNLQNPANKRNIFADDLLLPIFGGKKEVTMFEMTKLVSAHLS, from the coding sequence ATGGTTAGAAAAGCAAACCCGGCCCTTTTGAAGCCCATGAACCTCACGCCCGAGCTTGAGGCGGTCGTCGGCAAGGGCCCGATGTCGCGCGGCGAAGTCGTCAAGCAGATCTGGGTCTATATCAAGGACAAGAACCTCCAGAACCCGGCCAATAAGCGGAACATCTTCGCGGACGACCTTCTCCTCCCGATCTTCGGGGGAAAGAAGGAAGTGACCATGTTCGAGATGACCAAGCTCGTCTCGGCGCACCTTTCCTAG
- the atpB gene encoding F0F1 ATP synthase subunit A: MHEGIAIHLAPLALFHIGSFAVTNTLFTTLLVSLLLIVFAYFAGRSLKLKPGKFQAVLELIIVFPYTFVRDTLEDEKAAEKLFPIVMTIFLLVLTVNWFGLLPIGEGIGFGGEHGFVPLFHASSTDLNFTLALALVAFFTIEIFGIAALGAFKYGKKFITFASPIAFVVGLIELVSEVARLISFSFRLFGNVFAGKVLILVLASFVPLLLPVPFLAFELFVGFIQAAIFALLTLFFTKIAISGHAEHEHADGHDGAEHGLAHAVVDERDLPHGITKTTITT, from the coding sequence ATGCATGAGGGGATCGCAATCCACCTGGCGCCTTTGGCGCTTTTTCATATCGGGTCGTTCGCAGTGACGAACACGCTCTTCACGACGCTCCTGGTATCCCTCCTCCTCATAGTCTTCGCGTATTTCGCCGGGCGCTCCTTGAAGCTCAAGCCCGGCAAGTTCCAGGCGGTCCTCGAGCTCATCATCGTGTTCCCGTATACTTTCGTGCGGGATACCCTCGAGGACGAGAAGGCAGCGGAGAAGCTCTTCCCGATCGTGATGACCATCTTCCTCCTCGTTCTCACGGTCAACTGGTTCGGGCTTTTGCCGATAGGCGAGGGGATAGGGTTCGGAGGAGAGCACGGTTTCGTGCCGCTCTTCCATGCGAGCTCCACCGACCTCAACTTCACCCTCGCGCTCGCGCTCGTCGCCTTCTTCACGATCGAGATATTCGGCATCGCGGCCCTGGGCGCGTTTAAGTATGGAAAGAAATTCATCACCTTTGCGTCGCCTATCGCTTTCGTAGTAGGCTTGATAGAACTCGTCTCCGAAGTGGCGCGGCTGATCTCGTTCTCCTTCCGCCTCTTCGGAAACGTGTTCGCGGGCAAGGTACTCATACTCGTGCTCGCGTCGTTCGTGCCGCTTCTCCTGCCCGTACCGTTCCTGGCGTTCGAGCTCTTCGTGGGCTTCATCCAGGCGGCGATCTTCGCCCTCCTCACGCTCTTCTTCACGAAGATCGCGATCTCGGGACACGCGGAGCACGAGCATGCGGACGGCCACGACGGCGCGGAGCACGGCCTTGCGCATGCGGTGGTCGACGAGCGCGACCTGCCGCACGGCATTACAAAAACAACCATCACCACCTAA
- the atpE gene encoding ATP synthase F0 subunit C — protein sequence MELEAAKALGMALAVGLGVMGPGIGIGILVSKALEAIGRNPEASGPIVVNMFIGIAFTEALAIFALVVGFIIKFT from the coding sequence ATGGAACTTGAAGCAGCAAAGGCGCTCGGCATGGCCCTCGCGGTCGGTCTTGGCGTCATGGGTCCCGGTATCGGCATCGGCATCCTTGTCTCGAAGGCGCTCGAAGCCATCGGGCGAAACCCCGAGGCCTCCGGCCCGATCGTCGTCAACATGTTCATCGGTATCGCATTCACCGAGGCGCTCGCGATCTTCGCGCTCGTCGTCGGCTTCATCATCAAGTTCACCTAG
- a CDS encoding ATP synthase F0 subunit B, translated as MEALITTFGVDWRSLALEVVNFGILVALLTWLLYKPVLKMVKEREQVVAKGVEDAEEAAKKLSEADAKALERSKAAEKEAEETVQTARGEASGEKARLLAEAQARAAAVERDAEARAKESAERAKRESEKDIARVALLAAEKLMKTK; from the coding sequence ATGGAAGCCCTCATCACCACCTTCGGCGTCGACTGGCGAAGCCTCGCGCTTGAGGTGGTGAACTTCGGCATCCTGGTCGCGCTTTTGACCTGGCTTTTGTATAAGCCGGTCCTCAAGATGGTGAAGGAGCGGGAACAGGTCGTCGCCAAGGGCGTCGAGGACGCCGAGGAAGCGGCAAAGAAGCTCTCGGAGGCGGACGCGAAGGCCCTCGAACGCTCGAAAGCGGCCGAGAAGGAAGCAGAAGAGACCGTGCAGACGGCGCGCGGGGAGGCTTCCGGGGAGAAGGCGCGGCTCCTTGCAGAAGCGCAGGCGAGGGCTGCCGCGGTCGAGCGCGATGCGGAAGCGCGGGCAAAGGAATCGGCGGAACGCGCGAAGCGGGAAAGCGAGAAGGACATCGCACGCGTCGCGCTTCTTGCCGCCGAGAAGCTCATGAAGACCAAATGA
- the atpA gene encoding F0F1 ATP synthase subunit alpha, which produces MQNIIEKIEREIAAWKPEGGSEEVGIVRTTGDGIAEIDGLSGAVMTEMVLFDPTFDRSLEDALKDPSPVYGLVLNLEEDSVRAVILGDSSKVYEGMLVRKLGRRLSIPVGDALVGRVVNALGEPVDGKGPVKETKDLPIEREAYGVIDRAPVNVPLHTGIKAIDAMIPIGRGQRELIIGDRGVGKTVIAIDTILNQLSEPEASRPVCIYVAIGQKESKTAKLVAELEEKGAMAYSIVVTAPASSPAALQYLAPFAGATIGEHFMEQGKDALVVYDDLSKQAVAYRQMSLLLRRPPGREAYPGDIFYLHSRLLERAAKLSKEKGGGSLTALPIIETQEGDVSAYIPTNVISITDGQIFLEANLFNQGLRPAINVGISVSRVGSNAQTKAMKKVSGKIKLELAQFRELEAFMQFSSDLDAETKKRIDSGRRLTEVLKQNKGEPLPFEMEAAVIYAATNGYFDRFAPEEASQAEAKLRDFLLREGKDALSAIREGKQIDEETEGKLKKVLDTFAAHVS; this is translated from the coding sequence ATGCAAAATATCATCGAGAAAATAGAGCGCGAGATCGCGGCCTGGAAGCCGGAGGGAGGCTCCGAGGAGGTCGGCATCGTCCGCACGACGGGCGATGGCATCGCCGAGATCGACGGACTCTCAGGAGCCGTGATGACGGAAATGGTGCTGTTCGACCCGACCTTCGACCGCTCGCTTGAGGACGCGCTCAAAGATCCTTCGCCCGTATACGGCCTTGTCCTCAACCTCGAAGAGGACAGCGTGCGCGCCGTCATTCTCGGAGATTCTTCGAAGGTGTATGAAGGCATGCTCGTCCGGAAGCTCGGGCGTAGGCTCTCGATTCCCGTGGGCGATGCGCTCGTGGGCCGCGTGGTTAATGCGCTTGGAGAGCCGGTCGACGGCAAGGGTCCGGTCAAAGAGACGAAAGACCTTCCGATCGAGCGCGAGGCATACGGCGTCATCGACCGCGCTCCCGTGAACGTGCCTTTGCATACCGGCATAAAGGCTATCGACGCCATGATCCCGATCGGCCGCGGCCAGCGCGAGCTCATCATCGGGGATCGCGGCGTCGGGAAGACCGTGATCGCGATCGACACCATTTTGAACCAGCTCTCCGAGCCCGAAGCGTCCCGTCCCGTCTGCATCTATGTCGCCATCGGCCAGAAGGAGTCGAAGACCGCGAAGCTCGTCGCGGAGCTCGAGGAGAAAGGCGCGATGGCGTACTCGATCGTCGTTACCGCTCCCGCTTCGAGTCCCGCCGCGCTTCAGTATCTCGCCCCGTTTGCAGGCGCGACGATCGGCGAGCATTTCATGGAACAAGGCAAGGACGCGCTCGTCGTATATGACGACCTCTCGAAACAGGCAGTCGCGTATCGCCAAATGTCGCTCCTTCTTCGCCGCCCGCCGGGCCGCGAAGCATATCCGGGCGACATCTTCTATCTCCACTCGCGCCTTCTCGAGCGCGCGGCGAAGCTTTCCAAAGAGAAGGGCGGCGGCTCCCTCACGGCGCTTCCTATCATCGAAACCCAGGAAGGCGACGTGTCGGCATACATCCCGACGAACGTGATCTCGATCACGGACGGCCAGATATTCCTCGAAGCGAACCTCTTCAACCAGGGGCTTCGCCCGGCCATTAACGTCGGCATCTCGGTCTCGCGCGTGGGCAGCAATGCGCAGACCAAGGCGATGAAGAAGGTCTCGGGGAAGATCAAGCTTGAACTTGCCCAGTTCCGCGAGCTTGAAGCCTTCATGCAGTTCTCTTCGGATCTCGACGCCGAGACCAAGAAGCGCATCGACTCCGGCCGCCGCCTTACGGAAGTCCTCAAGCAGAATAAGGGAGAGCCTCTGCCGTTTGAGATGGAGGCAGCTGTCATCTATGCCGCGACGAATGGGTACTTCGATCGCTTCGCTCCGGAAGAGGCGAGCCAGGCAGAAGCGAAGCTTAGGGACTTCCTGCTTCGCGAAGGAAAAGATGCTCTCTCGGCTATCCGCGAAGGCAAGCAGATCGATGAGGAGACGGAAGGGAAGCTCAAGAAGGTTCTCGATACGTTTGCGGCACACGTGAGCTAA
- the atpG gene encoding ATP synthase F1 subunit gamma, translated as MALKDIKSKIKATQRTNKVTHAMEAVSAVKMRKTQGSALAGRPYARAALAILARLSGSSDLARHPLATLRPVKKTAFVVITSDKGLAGALNANVLKAAAQALEGKAQESITIFAYGRKGSEYFSRRSYRIKKTFENKSDTIELSGMEELSLELSAGFLAGEFDEVLAVYSNFKSTFEQAPTVRKLLPLSLSAVSELVSDIAPEKGKFAETAPIKAPPAYTIEPSAGEVLGVLIPKLVAVSLYHMLLEAKASEHSARMIAMKNASEKSEEVAHDLTRLFNKIRQAAITREVSEIVGGREALAS; from the coding sequence ATGGCCCTCAAGGACATCAAATCGAAGATAAAGGCGACGCAGCGGACCAACAAGGTCACGCACGCGATGGAGGCTGTCTCTGCCGTGAAGATGAGAAAGACCCAAGGATCGGCGCTCGCAGGACGCCCGTATGCGAGAGCCGCACTCGCAATTCTTGCACGGCTTTCGGGGAGTAGCGATCTCGCGCGCCATCCGCTCGCGACACTTCGGCCCGTGAAGAAGACTGCCTTCGTCGTGATTACGAGCGACAAGGGGCTTGCAGGTGCCTTGAATGCAAACGTACTCAAAGCCGCGGCGCAGGCGCTTGAGGGGAAAGCGCAAGAGAGCATCACCATCTTCGCGTACGGCCGCAAGGGTTCGGAGTATTTCTCACGCCGCAGCTACCGTATCAAGAAGACTTTCGAGAACAAGAGCGATACTATCGAGCTTTCCGGCATGGAAGAGCTCTCGCTGGAACTCTCGGCAGGATTCCTTGCCGGGGAATTCGACGAAGTCCTTGCGGTCTATAGCAACTTCAAGAGCACGTTCGAGCAGGCGCCGACGGTACGGAAACTCCTCCCGCTTTCCCTTTCCGCCGTGTCGGAGCTGGTTTCCGACATCGCTCCGGAGAAAGGGAAGTTCGCGGAGACCGCTCCGATCAAGGCACCTCCGGCCTACACTATCGAGCCCTCGGCCGGGGAAGTGCTCGGCGTGCTTATCCCGAAGCTCGTCGCCGTCTCCCTCTATCACATGCTCCTTGAGGCGAAGGCGTCCGAGCATTCGGCGCGGATGATCGCCATGAAGAACGCGTCGGAGAAGTCGGAGGAGGTGGCGCACGACCTCACGCGCCTCTTCAACAAGATCCGTCAGGCGGCGATCACGCGGGAGGTGTCGGAGATCGTTGGCGGGCGGGAGGCGCTTGCTTCATGA
- a CDS encoding type II toxin-antitoxin system PemK/MazF family toxin: MPKDYTKWHEVKSAIEEHRNPPFFNEREVWWSSLGANIGTEQDGKNARFERPVIIVRKFNKDLFWGVPATLQSKDDAFHFGFMLSGIEQRAIVSQIRTLSAKRLIRRIGKLPEPKFAGLKEAIESLMRR; the protein is encoded by the coding sequence ATGCCGAAAGACTATACGAAATGGCACGAGGTCAAGTCCGCGATCGAAGAACACAGGAATCCCCCGTTCTTCAACGAGCGCGAGGTATGGTGGAGCTCGCTCGGCGCGAATATCGGAACGGAACAGGACGGGAAGAACGCCCGGTTTGAGCGTCCGGTAATCATCGTGCGCAAATTCAATAAGGACTTGTTCTGGGGCGTACCAGCCACGCTCCAGAGCAAGGATGACGCATTCCATTTCGGCTTCATGCTTTCGGGAATCGAGCAGCGCGCGATCGTCTCGCAAATCCGCACATTGAGCGCGAAACGGCTCATCCGCCGCATCGGCAAGCTGCCCGAGCCGAAGTTCGCAGGACTTAAGGAGGCGATCGAATCCTTGATGAGGCGATAA